The following proteins come from a genomic window of Pedobacter faecalis:
- a CDS encoding GH92 family glycosyl hydrolase, with protein sequence MKLKTTIFALLLLGRTASGQQTDLVKYVNTLQGTNSKHELTRGNTYPTTALPFGMHTWTPQTGKNGDGWKYQYFLDKIRGFQQAHQCSSWTRDYAVFSFMPMIDNLVVDENKREAKFSHANEIGKPNYYKVTFDNQITTEISPSERGAHLRFSYPSGKKSFLVLDGYTRTSGVKIYPKEGKITGWVSNGQGFKQDWKSYFVVQFDQPIKSYGTWENRDNTIKADSTAAEGRGKGAYIEFKAGAKVQVKTASSYISLEQAELNLKRELGPDKNLEQTKAKAAAIWNKSLGKILVEGGTEADKATFYSCFFRASLFSRKFYELDKDGKPYYFSPYDGKVHPGHMFTDTGFWDTFRAQFPLNSLLHEEMHGQYMQAMLDAYKQCGWLPSWSFPSEAGSMIGNHAISLFADAWAKGIKTFDPKEALEAYLHEATNKGPWGPANGRDGWREYFHLGYVPYPKYRESTAKTLEYAYDDFCGYQLAKMTGNQFYMDVFGRQMYNYKNVYDPSTRFMRGRDIDGSWTKNFDPIEWGGPFTEGNAWHYHWSVFQDTKGLINLMGGENNFTAKLDSVFSEPNKVKVGTYGGMIHEMTEMVMANMGQYAHGNQPIQHMVYLYNYANQPWKSQYHARNVMSKLYDATENGYPGDEDQGQTSSWYVLSALGFYSVTPGTAEYVFGSPAFKKITITLENNKKFVIEAADNSPENVYISNATLNGQTYTKNFITHQDLIKGGTLKFEMSNKPNTQRGLATEDKPFSLSK encoded by the coding sequence ATGAAATTAAAAACTACAATTTTTGCATTGCTGCTGCTCGGTCGAACGGCCAGCGGTCAGCAAACTGACCTGGTGAAGTATGTCAATACCCTGCAAGGTACAAACTCAAAACACGAGCTAACCAGGGGCAACACTTATCCTACCACTGCACTGCCTTTCGGTATGCATACCTGGACGCCGCAGACTGGTAAAAACGGCGACGGATGGAAGTATCAGTATTTCCTCGACAAGATTCGCGGATTTCAGCAGGCACATCAGTGCAGCTCATGGACCAGAGATTACGCCGTATTTTCTTTCATGCCAATGATCGACAACCTGGTTGTAGACGAGAATAAGCGCGAGGCTAAGTTCAGTCATGCCAATGAAATCGGAAAGCCCAACTATTATAAGGTAACTTTCGACAATCAGATCACCACAGAGATATCACCCTCAGAGCGCGGCGCCCATTTACGCTTCAGCTATCCTTCTGGCAAAAAGAGCTTCCTGGTACTCGATGGTTATACCCGCACCAGCGGTGTAAAAATCTACCCGAAAGAAGGTAAGATAACCGGATGGGTAAGCAACGGACAAGGTTTTAAGCAGGACTGGAAAAGTTATTTCGTGGTTCAGTTCGATCAGCCTATTAAATCCTACGGAACCTGGGAAAACCGCGATAACACCATAAAAGCAGATTCAACAGCAGCAGAAGGCCGAGGAAAAGGTGCATACATCGAATTTAAGGCCGGCGCAAAAGTTCAGGTCAAAACAGCCTCCTCTTACATCAGCCTGGAACAGGCCGAACTTAACCTGAAAAGAGAACTTGGGCCTGACAAGAACCTGGAGCAGACCAAAGCAAAAGCTGCTGCCATCTGGAATAAATCTCTGGGCAAGATTCTCGTAGAAGGGGGCACTGAAGCTGATAAAGCAACATTTTACTCATGCTTTTTCCGCGCAAGCTTATTCTCGAGAAAATTCTACGAGCTCGACAAAGACGGCAAACCATACTATTTCAGTCCGTATGATGGCAAGGTACATCCAGGCCATATGTTTACCGATACCGGTTTCTGGGATACCTTCCGTGCGCAGTTCCCCTTGAACTCGCTGTTGCACGAAGAAATGCACGGACAGTACATGCAGGCAATGCTCGATGCATACAAACAATGCGGATGGCTGCCATCCTGGTCATTTCCGAGCGAGGCCGGAAGTATGATCGGTAATCATGCTATTTCCCTGTTTGCCGACGCATGGGCAAAAGGGATTAAAACCTTTGACCCAAAAGAAGCTTTAGAAGCTTACCTGCATGAAGCGACAAACAAAGGTCCGTGGGGACCTGCTAACGGTCGCGACGGCTGGAGAGAATACTTCCACCTGGGCTATGTGCCTTATCCGAAATACAGGGAATCTACAGCAAAGACACTAGAGTACGCTTACGATGATTTCTGCGGTTACCAGTTGGCAAAAATGACCGGCAACCAATTTTATATGGATGTGTTCGGTCGCCAGATGTACAACTACAAAAACGTCTACGATCCGTCAACACGTTTTATGCGCGGAAGAGATATAGATGGATCATGGACCAAGAACTTTGATCCGATAGAGTGGGGCGGACCGTTCACCGAAGGAAATGCATGGCATTATCACTGGTCTGTTTTCCAGGATACAAAAGGATTGATCAATTTGATGGGCGGCGAGAATAATTTTACGGCTAAACTGGACTCCGTTTTTAGTGAGCCTAATAAGGTGAAAGTTGGTACTTATGGCGGCATGATTCACGAGATGACGGAGATGGTGATGGCAAATATGGGCCAGTATGCGCATGGCAATCAACCAATCCAGCATATGGTATACTTGTATAATTATGCCAATCAGCCATGGAAATCCCAGTATCATGCGCGAAATGTGATGAGTAAATTGTATGACGCAACAGAAAACGGGTATCCCGGCGATGAAGACCAGGGTCAAACATCATCATGGTATGTACTTAGTGCATTAGGCTTTTATAGTGTAACACCGGGAACCGCCGAATATGTTTTCGGAAGCCCTGCATTCAAGAAGATCACCATCACGCTTGAAAACAACAAGAAGTTTGTGATCGAAGCAGCAGATAATAGTCCGGAAAACGTTTATATTAGTAACGCTACTTTAAACGGGCAAACGTATACCAAAAACTTTATTACCCATCAGGATTTAATAAAGGGCGGGACCCTGAAGTTTGAAATGAGCAATAAACCAAATACCCAAAGAGGCCTGGCGACTGAAGACAAGCCATTCTCTTTATCAAAATAA
- a CDS encoding glycoside hydrolase family 125 protein, which yields MKRRNFLQSTGVLAAGMMASKVSFALAPDFPVVRIAASKRHFQSDAVEAAIAEFQKNVGNKELAWLFENCFPNTLDTTVTYTEQGGKPDTYVITGDIDAMWLRDSTAQVTPYLSLVKGDQKLQKLIAGVINHQVKCIKKDPYANAFYGDPNKKGEWSTDKTDMKPGVHERKWEIDSLCYPIRLSYQYWKITGDTSPFDAGWRDAISLIVKTFKEQQRKDGPGPYHFQRETIFATDTVPMSGYGYPTKPVGLICSVFRPSDDATIYNFLVPSNFFAVVSLRQAAEILQEVNKDRALADECRALATEVENALKKYAVVQHPQFGKVYAFEVNGFGSFNIMDDANVPSLLALPYLGAVKANDPIYANTRKLILSSENPFFFQGTAAKGIGSPHTGADKIWPIALVMQGLTAQSDEEIKSCLQYLQANHAKTGFMHESFHKNDPANFTRSWFAWANTIFGEFLWKVYKEKPHLLA from the coding sequence ATGAAAAGAAGAAATTTTTTACAAAGCACCGGCGTTCTTGCAGCCGGCATGATGGCCAGCAAGGTCTCCTTTGCGCTGGCACCTGACTTCCCCGTGGTACGGATAGCAGCTTCTAAGCGGCATTTTCAAAGCGATGCGGTAGAAGCCGCAATTGCAGAATTTCAAAAGAATGTGGGCAACAAGGAACTTGCCTGGTTGTTTGAGAACTGTTTTCCAAACACACTGGATACGACCGTTACCTACACCGAGCAGGGCGGAAAACCCGATACTTATGTAATCACCGGAGATATCGATGCGATGTGGTTGCGCGACAGTACAGCTCAGGTAACACCATATCTTTCGTTGGTTAAAGGCGATCAAAAACTGCAGAAGCTGATTGCAGGTGTTATCAACCATCAGGTAAAGTGTATTAAAAAAGATCCTTACGCCAATGCGTTCTATGGCGATCCAAATAAAAAAGGAGAGTGGAGCACTGATAAAACGGATATGAAACCTGGTGTGCATGAGCGTAAATGGGAAATTGACTCTCTATGCTACCCGATCAGATTAAGTTATCAGTACTGGAAGATTACCGGAGACACTTCTCCGTTCGATGCCGGCTGGAGAGATGCAATCTCGCTAATCGTTAAGACTTTCAAGGAGCAGCAAAGAAAAGATGGCCCAGGACCATATCACTTCCAGCGTGAAACGATCTTCGCGACGGATACAGTGCCGATGAGCGGTTACGGATATCCAACCAAACCAGTTGGTTTGATCTGCTCTGTTTTCCGTCCAAGTGATGATGCGACTATCTATAACTTCCTGGTTCCTTCAAATTTCTTTGCAGTTGTCAGTTTAAGGCAAGCAGCAGAAATTTTGCAGGAAGTGAACAAAGACAGAGCGCTTGCCGATGAGTGCCGTGCTCTAGCTACTGAAGTGGAGAACGCGTTAAAAAAATATGCCGTTGTGCAGCATCCGCAGTTCGGTAAAGTATATGCCTTTGAAGTCAACGGTTTCGGTAGCTTCAACATCATGGACGATGCAAACGTGCCTAGCTTACTGGCCTTGCCATATTTAGGCGCTGTAAAAGCCAACGATCCTATTTATGCGAATACACGTAAGCTGATCCTATCGTCAGAAAATCCGTTCTTCTTCCAGGGAACTGCAGCCAAAGGCATCGGCAGTCCGCATACCGGCGCTGATAAGATCTGGCCTATCGCGCTCGTTATGCAAGGATTAACCGCGCAAAGCGATGAAGAGATCAAAAGTTGTTTGCAATACCTGCAGGCCAACCACGCCAAAACCGGGTTTATGCACGAGTCGTTCCATAAAAATGACCCGGCGAATTTCACACGTTCCTGGTTTGCCTGGGCTAATACCATATTTGGAGAGTTCCTCTGGAAAGTCTACAAAGAGAAGCCGCACTTGCTGGCTTGA
- a CDS encoding SusC/RagA family TonB-linked outer membrane protein has product MNIKHFLIAGIPVLCLQSIPSSAFAVDVDAPVYSSSGSAFFYRAQQIVITGLVVDENSQPIPGVGIKSQKSNRTTVTDASGKFAIQVDAADEQLSFTYVGYATQTRAAGTGAAPLNIRMVPAEGVNLEDVVVIGYGTQRRSDVTGAVGSVRESQLRERPITSLNQAISGRIPGVQVNVNSGRPGGQTNVRIRGFSSINTTNNPLYVVDGIAIPMGTQTQNSSPIDYLNPGDIASIEVLKDASSIAIYGARGANGVIMVTTKKGSASGPRISYDTDFSIPTIGPNRLEMLNAREYLEVENLAYENAAIYDPEGFAKGEYTDPRIKRLSLPRLFDAQGNPLYDTDWLEESTQNKLSQNHQLGFTGGNEESTYGVFLNYRDDNGLLLNSYLKRYSGRVVMDSQLKPWLKVGGSLNYTNQEENLVDIGTGGLNAVRMITESFSFLPVKYADGTWADNQNYPGAEGGSNPVHILTDRQYILQTQNTLGYVYGTINLMEGLEFRSVLGANIVTRGRNEVNGRSLYGIAFDQRGRVVLDNNRESYWSFENYLTYNKELAENHSINALLGVSWQEANIFGFGASGENFSTDYFGPNNLGAGSKPDPGSSRRAGFAFQSVFGRLNYAYKDRYLFTFTARADGSSKFGENNKYSLFPSAAVAWRISEEDFLKGNTTVSNLKLRGSYGVTGNSEVASYSSLSLLGTNYAGIINDTRITGVGTNRLANPDLKWERTAQADIGLELGMFSNRISFEADVYYRKTTDMLLAAPVPASSGYLSITRNVGSMENKGLELGLSTVNITGNDFSWTTGFNISFNRNKVLELATPADIFGLGNPSFTNETGIIRVGEPVGSFWGLVRLGTWSEAEREQAAQYTYRGGNTLLPGDVKYLDVNGDFAINDADRMIIGNGNPDYWGAFINTFKYKGLELLLDLQFSQGNDVLDMSTHSAEDRQGIANSYKSVLNAWTPQNQNTPIAAIRDTRAGYVTNVDTRWVQDGSFIRGRNLLLGYTFPESIAQRLRLNRLRVYASTQNFFLATKYRGNDPEVTTYGNAFAQGQTFFDYPKPTMYTLGLNIGL; this is encoded by the coding sequence ATGAACATTAAACATTTCCTCATTGCGGGGATTCCTGTGCTCTGTCTCCAGAGCATACCATCCTCCGCCTTTGCTGTTGATGTAGACGCACCAGTCTATTCCAGTTCAGGCAGTGCCTTCTTCTATCGGGCACAACAAATTGTAATAACCGGGCTGGTGGTCGACGAGAATTCGCAGCCAATACCCGGTGTTGGGATCAAGTCCCAAAAGTCGAACCGTACTACCGTCACCGACGCTAGCGGTAAGTTTGCTATCCAGGTCGATGCTGCCGACGAACAGCTTAGCTTTACCTATGTGGGTTATGCTACACAAACCCGTGCCGCCGGGACGGGTGCCGCACCTTTAAACATCCGAATGGTCCCTGCTGAGGGCGTGAATCTGGAAGACGTGGTCGTAATCGGGTACGGTACGCAGCGTCGCTCGGACGTCACCGGAGCAGTGGGTTCGGTAAGAGAAAGCCAGCTGCGTGAAAGGCCGATCACATCCCTGAACCAGGCGATTTCGGGCCGCATACCCGGTGTGCAGGTCAATGTTAATTCGGGGCGGCCGGGTGGACAAACGAACGTCAGGATCCGCGGGTTTAGTTCCATTAATACCACGAACAACCCGCTTTACGTGGTCGACGGTATCGCAATTCCCATGGGAACGCAAACACAGAACAGCAGCCCGATCGATTACCTCAACCCCGGAGATATCGCGTCGATCGAAGTGCTGAAAGACGCGTCCTCCATTGCGATTTATGGTGCGAGGGGAGCTAACGGTGTCATCATGGTCACCACCAAAAAAGGTTCCGCCAGTGGGCCCAGGATTTCTTATGATACCGACTTCAGTATTCCCACCATCGGGCCAAACCGGCTCGAAATGCTAAATGCACGGGAGTATCTGGAGGTCGAGAACCTGGCCTATGAAAATGCCGCAATATATGATCCTGAAGGCTTTGCCAAGGGAGAGTATACCGATCCGAGAATAAAGAGACTCTCGCTGCCAAGGCTTTTCGACGCTCAGGGAAACCCTTTGTATGATACCGACTGGCTTGAAGAATCTACGCAAAACAAGCTTTCGCAAAATCATCAGTTGGGCTTTACAGGCGGCAATGAGGAAAGTACTTATGGCGTATTCCTCAACTATCGCGACGATAATGGGCTGTTATTAAACTCTTATTTAAAACGTTACTCGGGCCGCGTTGTCATGGACAGTCAGCTAAAACCATGGCTCAAGGTAGGGGGTAGCCTCAATTACACCAATCAGGAAGAAAACCTGGTTGATATCGGCACGGGCGGTTTAAACGCCGTGCGGATGATCACCGAAAGCTTCTCCTTTTTGCCTGTGAAATATGCCGACGGAACCTGGGCGGACAATCAGAATTACCCGGGTGCAGAGGGTGGCTCCAATCCGGTGCACATTCTTACCGACCGGCAATATATTCTGCAAACCCAAAACACGCTGGGCTATGTTTACGGAACCATCAACCTCATGGAAGGGCTTGAGTTCAGAAGTGTGCTCGGTGCTAATATTGTAACGCGCGGACGCAACGAGGTCAACGGGCGCAGTCTGTATGGTATAGCTTTCGATCAGCGAGGGCGCGTCGTGCTCGATAATAACCGGGAGAGCTACTGGTCATTCGAAAACTATCTGACTTATAACAAAGAACTAGCTGAAAATCACTCGATCAATGCATTACTTGGTGTATCGTGGCAGGAGGCTAACATATTTGGTTTCGGCGCCAGTGGTGAAAATTTTTCAACGGATTACTTCGGTCCTAACAACCTCGGTGCCGGAAGCAAGCCAGATCCAGGCTCGTCCAGAAGAGCCGGTTTCGCTTTTCAATCTGTATTTGGCCGTTTAAATTATGCGTATAAAGACCGGTATCTGTTTACATTTACCGCGCGCGCAGACGGCTCTTCGAAGTTCGGAGAAAACAACAAGTACTCACTATTCCCTTCCGCAGCGGTCGCCTGGCGCATTTCCGAGGAGGATTTTCTTAAAGGGAATACGACCGTTTCTAACCTGAAATTAAGGGGAAGTTACGGCGTCACCGGCAACTCTGAAGTCGCCAGTTACTCTTCTCTAAGTTTGCTGGGAACAAACTATGCCGGTATCATCAACGATACAAGAATCACTGGTGTAGGCACCAACAGGCTAGCCAATCCAGATTTGAAATGGGAGCGTACAGCTCAGGCCGACATAGGCTTGGAGTTAGGCATGTTCAGTAATCGTATCAGTTTCGAGGCCGACGTGTATTACCGGAAAACTACCGACATGTTGCTTGCGGCGCCGGTCCCTGCTTCCAGCGGCTATCTGTCAATCACCAGAAACGTGGGTAGTATGGAAAACAAGGGTCTCGAACTGGGGCTTAGCACGGTCAACATTACAGGCAACGATTTTTCCTGGACGACAGGATTTAACATTTCTTTCAACAGAAACAAAGTGCTCGAACTGGCTACTCCGGCCGATATCTTTGGTCTTGGTAACCCAAGTTTTACCAATGAAACAGGTATCATAAGGGTAGGTGAACCGGTCGGCTCTTTCTGGGGACTTGTCCGCCTCGGCACATGGAGCGAGGCTGAGCGTGAACAAGCCGCTCAGTACACCTATCGTGGTGGCAATACCCTTTTGCCCGGAGATGTGAAATACCTGGATGTCAACGGAGATTTTGCGATCAACGATGCGGATCGCATGATCATTGGTAATGGTAATCCCGATTACTGGGGCGCTTTTATCAATACTTTTAAATATAAGGGGCTCGAACTGTTGCTCGACTTGCAGTTTTCTCAGGGGAATGACGTCCTCGACATGAGTACGCACTCAGCAGAAGACAGGCAAGGGATCGCCAACAGTTATAAGTCGGTACTTAACGCCTGGACGCCTCAGAACCAGAACACGCCTATCGCTGCAATTCGTGATACAAGGGCCGGATATGTCACCAACGTCGACACAAGATGGGTACAGGACGGTTCTTTCATCAGGGGTCGGAACCTGTTGCTAGGCTATACCTTCCCGGAAAGTATAGCACAACGGCTGCGGCTAAACAGACTTCGCGTGTACGCAAGCACGCAGAACTTTTTCCTGGCTACCAAGTACAGGGGCAACGACCCTGAGGTAACCACCTATGGAAACGCTTTTGCGCAGGGACAAACATTTTTCGATTATCCGAAGCCCACAATGTATACACTGGGACTAAATATCGGGCTATAA
- a CDS encoding RagB/SusD family nutrient uptake outer membrane protein, which translates to MKTIYKTLIIAGLSATVSISCTKLDENLYDTAESNNFYNNRNEILSAVLRPYTHANAWATPSGQDGWWRPSELSADQLAWPTKGRHGEDGGKWKRLHYHSWTNDEGGLNNAWELMWWGVGLCNDPIKKIEGKNPADIGMTQQEKDAYLAELKLFRAFHYLKIMDLWGNVPIVTEVPEQPVSKDQLPATASRAQVFAFIEKEIKDNIDKAPVLSKQMLGRMSQAGGYAMLVELYLNAEAWIGTPRWDDCIAAADKLINNEAGGLNGAMALDTNITDAFKPNNDLSKEAIFSIAYEFQRANFQPSWTGDFYHFQQQFIYGGSRNGNDGVVMVPGNYTTFSNQDLRKSEWLLHGPMFRFDNGEPVIASGGNEYDGQQLVFVDSIQRVKTGSTVSNMSEGEENSGVRFNKYKLGNQVAGIRIVGEDTISVEPNQNYNNTDWHIYRLTWIYFAKAEALMRKNGGVANQQAVELINTCRQRAFTPATRAENAYTVSTLTMDELLAERGREFVFEGFRRNDLIRWNKFTTASWWDHQPSSDFRKLFPIPQQQRALNPNLSQNTGYPQ; encoded by the coding sequence ATGAAAACGATATATAAAACGCTTATTATAGCAGGCCTTTCTGCGACCGTCAGCATCTCCTGTACGAAGCTTGACGAAAATTTGTATGATACGGCCGAGAGCAACAACTTTTATAATAACAGGAACGAAATTCTGTCTGCTGTTCTGAGGCCTTATACACATGCGAACGCATGGGCTACGCCTTCAGGTCAGGACGGCTGGTGGCGACCCAGCGAACTTTCTGCAGACCAGTTAGCCTGGCCTACGAAGGGGCGTCATGGCGAAGACGGGGGAAAATGGAAGCGACTGCATTACCATTCCTGGACGAATGATGAGGGCGGCCTGAACAATGCCTGGGAGCTCATGTGGTGGGGTGTCGGGCTATGTAACGATCCCATCAAGAAAATTGAGGGTAAAAACCCTGCCGATATCGGCATGACCCAACAGGAAAAGGATGCATATTTAGCTGAGCTCAAGTTATTCCGGGCCTTCCACTATTTAAAAATAATGGATCTCTGGGGAAATGTGCCCATTGTTACAGAGGTTCCTGAACAACCGGTCTCAAAGGATCAGTTGCCGGCTACTGCCAGCCGTGCTCAAGTTTTTGCTTTTATAGAGAAAGAGATAAAAGACAATATCGACAAAGCGCCTGTTCTGTCCAAGCAAATGCTTGGCAGGATGTCGCAAGCTGGCGGCTATGCGATGTTGGTGGAGCTATATCTTAATGCAGAAGCCTGGATAGGCACGCCGAGATGGGATGACTGCATAGCCGCGGCTGACAAATTGATCAACAATGAAGCTGGCGGGCTAAATGGCGCAATGGCACTTGATACAAATATTACCGATGCATTTAAGCCTAATAACGACTTGTCAAAAGAGGCTATTTTTTCGATTGCCTACGAGTTTCAACGTGCAAATTTCCAGCCGTCATGGACTGGCGACTTTTATCACTTCCAACAACAATTCATTTATGGGGGGAGCCGGAATGGTAATGATGGCGTTGTAATGGTTCCTGGTAATTATACCACATTCAGCAACCAAGACCTTAGGAAATCGGAATGGTTGCTTCATGGTCCTATGTTCAGGTTTGATAACGGTGAACCTGTGATTGCATCCGGAGGGAACGAGTATGACGGTCAGCAGCTGGTCTTCGTCGACAGCATACAACGTGTTAAAACCGGATCTACGGTTTCGAACATGAGCGAAGGTGAAGAAAACAGCGGAGTCCGGTTCAATAAGTATAAACTGGGGAACCAGGTTGCTGGCATAAGGATCGTTGGCGAGGATACAATCAGTGTAGAACCCAATCAGAATTATAACAATACAGACTGGCATATTTACAGGTTAACGTGGATTTACTTTGCCAAGGCTGAAGCCCTCATGCGCAAGAACGGTGGTGTCGCTAATCAACAGGCAGTAGAGTTGATAAATACCTGCCGCCAGCGCGCATTTACTCCAGCAACAAGGGCGGAAAACGCTTACACCGTATCGACGCTGACTATGGATGAACTCCTTGCAGAACGCGGACGTGAATTTGTATTCGAAGGTTTCAGGAGGAATGATCTGATTCGTTGGAATAAGTTTACTACTGCTTCCTGGTGGGATCACCAACCTAGCAGCGACTTCAGGAAGCTGTTTCCAATCCCTCAGCAGCAGAGAGCGCTGAATCCGAATCTCAGCCAAAACACGGGGTATCCGCAATAG
- a CDS encoding DoxX family protein, producing the protein MALKTTKIIYWVSTGLLALFILPGIFFMNSPMAKEGTAHLQIPDWLAMTVGIGQFIGGLILIIPGLPVRLKEWGYTALGIVYISALIGHLSVDGPIAASFMPLVTFFVLLISYLTYHKLRGVSNP; encoded by the coding sequence ATGGCACTAAAAACAACTAAAATTATTTATTGGGTAAGCACAGGTCTGCTTGCTTTATTTATTCTTCCTGGTATTTTTTTCATGAACAGCCCTATGGCAAAAGAAGGGACTGCTCATTTGCAGATTCCTGACTGGCTGGCCATGACTGTTGGCATCGGACAGTTCATTGGAGGTCTCATTTTAATTATCCCCGGGCTGCCCGTGCGCCTCAAAGAATGGGGATACACTGCCCTGGGTATCGTGTATATCAGTGCATTAATCGGGCACCTTTCGGTGGATGGCCCAATCGCCGCATCTTTTATGCCTTTAGTAACTTTCTTTGTACTTTTAATCTCTTATTTAACCTACCATAAACTGCGAGGTGTCTCAAATCCATAG
- a CDS encoding RagB/SusD family nutrient uptake outer membrane protein, which yields MKLKIKFIGTMAAVALVLLANGCKKFLDEQDPSNLAPGTYYTLPEHAEAAIAAAYAQTRFIGNGAGIFVVNYSMLEVVTGTAKTETGQNSDLNNIAGLTYNGDNLMVRNWWNGLYNVIAQTNLVFDKVPGIPLMDETRRKQVLGEAAFLRAWAYFYLVQLFGDVPLVLTSQTIESPDFYPSRTAAEQVYAQIVADLTQAEQAGLSWQDQSGRVSMGAAKSLLAKVYLTMAGYPLNKTENYALAASKALDVIQNGGYDLFETYDELHSRATENRKEFIWQIQYLSSIAGNPLQQILLPSFKDVSAYSDEMGSTVPVQQFYDSFEAGDRRAADRQGFFYTSYYDGGDGPLKELNAPYIYKHFDVPAHGTLNVAGTAQSDLNFTQLRYADILLVYAEAQNRADGAPNDIAYTALNDIRERADLDELSGLGQDQFEEAVWRERWHELCYENITWFDMVRLRKAYNPVSDSFEEFEGHRFPANPTIVLQRRNLLFPLPTAEMRNNPNLKPQNPDY from the coding sequence ATGAAACTTAAAATAAAATTTATTGGTACGATGGCGGCTGTTGCCCTCGTCTTACTGGCAAACGGCTGTAAGAAATTCCTGGACGAACAGGATCCATCAAACCTGGCTCCGGGTACTTACTATACGCTTCCTGAGCATGCCGAGGCTGCGATTGCTGCTGCCTACGCCCAAACACGCTTCATAGGAAACGGCGCAGGTATCTTCGTTGTCAACTATTCGATGCTGGAAGTCGTAACCGGTACAGCAAAGACAGAAACCGGACAGAACTCCGATCTGAATAACATCGCGGGGCTGACCTATAACGGCGATAATCTTATGGTCAGGAACTGGTGGAACGGGCTATATAACGTTATCGCGCAGACCAATCTGGTTTTCGACAAAGTACCGGGCATTCCGCTTATGGACGAAACCCGCAGAAAGCAGGTTCTCGGCGAGGCAGCATTTTTGCGTGCATGGGCATATTTCTACCTGGTTCAGCTGTTTGGCGATGTTCCGCTTGTGCTCACTTCACAAACAATCGAATCTCCCGATTTTTATCCGTCAAGAACTGCAGCAGAACAGGTATATGCGCAGATAGTGGCCGACCTGACTCAGGCTGAACAAGCAGGTCTTTCCTGGCAGGACCAATCTGGGAGAGTAAGCATGGGAGCCGCCAAATCGTTGCTCGCAAAGGTATACCTTACCATGGCTGGGTATCCTTTAAACAAAACAGAAAACTATGCATTGGCTGCCTCCAAAGCGCTTGATGTGATTCAGAACGGCGGGTATGACCTTTTTGAAACTTATGACGAGTTGCATAGCAGAGCGACCGAAAACAGGAAAGAGTTTATCTGGCAAATTCAATACTTGTCTTCCATCGCCGGAAACCCGCTTCAACAGATCTTGTTGCCATCCTTCAAGGATGTATCTGCGTATTCCGACGAGATGGGATCAACGGTTCCAGTTCAGCAGTTCTATGATTCCTTTGAAGCCGGAGATCGGCGCGCTGCAGATCGTCAAGGTTTTTTCTACACCTCCTATTACGACGGCGGCGACGGCCCGTTGAAAGAATTGAATGCGCCCTACATTTACAAGCACTTCGATGTGCCCGCTCACGGTACGCTCAATGTTGCGGGAACAGCGCAAAGCGATCTTAATTTCACGCAACTGAGGTACGCGGATATTCTGCTCGTCTATGCCGAAGCGCAAAACAGGGCAGACGGTGCGCCAAATGATATCGCATACACTGCACTGAACGATATCCGCGAGCGGGCTGATCTTGACGAACTCTCCGGCCTGGGCCAGGATCAGTTTGAGGAAGCAGTATGGCGGGAACGCTGGCATGAGCTATGTTACGAAAATATTACCTGGTTCGATATGGTGCGTTTAAGGAAGGCATATAATCCCGTATCCGACAGCTTCGAGGAGTTTGAAGGACACCGGTTCCCGGCCAACCCAACTATTGTGTTGCAGCGCAGAAACCTGCTTTTCCCATTGCCGACTGCGGAAATGCGAAATAACCCGAATCTGAAACCACAGAACCCGGATTACTAA